In Citrus sinensis cultivar Valencia sweet orange chromosome 3, DVS_A1.0, whole genome shotgun sequence, the sequence aattaaacttaagTAACATATTGTATTATTGCAATACACATACCAATTAGTGATGTAATTGGTGATGTAACAAGTTTCAGGGATTAGTGATGTAACATACCAGGATATCCATGGAACATCAGCAACAGAAGTAGCTGTAAATTTTGATTGTAGTTCAAAGAACCCATgctcaaggataaaattagaAGACGTCAAGCTTACGTATAAAAATCAACCGGCGGAAGCATCCTGTATGCTGATGGATCTGCCTCTGGATTAGTTCAGCCCACAAGTTGCTTGTAGTTGTCAAAAGCATTTATGCTTGTAATAGCATAGGGTTTATTTGTTGCTTGAGCCTGTGGTGTTGCCATCAGCATTactattgtaaaaaatttcattaactaTTTTGGATATTCTTGTCACcatatttaattggttctaaattaaatatgattacTTTCTTTAAATTGTGAAATATTGAGATTTTGCATTTTGATTGGCTACAGatgttgcttttttttttttttttttaatggttctCGAGTGAAAGTAAAAGTTGTTGAAGGAAGAAATAGAATAATCctgataattaaaaatattggaaatctcaattttaaaatccaaaaattggAATAGAATAAccgtttatatttttttcgaGAAAAACTTAGATGCGACAActgcaataaaattttttaataaatgtttgACATGTGTTTCAAGtgaattttatctttctagAGTCAACCTACCATGCAGCACTGTATCTCATACAGCGCATGCATGCAACCGGTACAACCGGTTTTTAACCGGAtcatataatgaaaattatatttttatttgtttttaatgtgaaaaaatttggaaaaaaaggataaaattgtaattaaatgaggaaaaagattgtaaaaattttaaatttaaaaatagtacaaaaaatataaaaaaatataaacatgtCACAAAATGGTTACATTCCTACTTATTTTGTCAcattccaatatttataatacatatttcaagtttacttttcaaattcctATTTTTCGTGgttatttatctaaattttagtACATTGTTTCAACTCGTTTTCCCACTAGTTTTTGGTTCCATACATTCACTCTTTTCATTAACTTCCACCTTTTTTAGTGtatatttcaagttatttttatatctctgTAATGTATTAAACTTTATCTagtttttggtaaattattccgatttatttttctaccacttttttgttctatattcctactatttttattgaatttcaatattttgggtAAATATATCAAGTTTAGTTTTTAGATCCTTACTTctcatttgaatttattaaattcttgctaaattatttcaacttttgggttaatttCTTCAACTCTTGTTCCTACcactttttagttttatattcctactctttttattgaattccaaaattttgtttggatatttcaagttcaatttCTAGATCCCTACTTTCTgttggaatttatcaaattctggTAAATTGTTTCaactcatttttccatcagTTATTAGTTCTATATCTCCagttctttcattaaatttccAGTTTTCAGgttaatatttcaagtttattttttaatctcaattttCTATTAGACTTTATCTAGTTATTGCTAAGAGGTTCCAACTTGTTTTTTCACTACTTTTGGTTCAATATtcctactatttttattgaattccaatattttgggtaaatgtatcaaatttactttttagatcCCTACTTCGcgtttaaatttatcaaattattgttaagttatttcaatttttgggtTAACTTCTTCCACTCTTATTTTCACCACTTTTTAGTTCTATATTCCAACTATTTTCATTGAATTCTAACATTTTGCTTGGATATTTCAGGTCATTTTCTAGATCTCGACTACTTGTTAAACATTATCAGATTCTTGTTAAGTTCTTCAAACTTTTAGGTTATGCTCTTCAACTCTTATTtccactatttttttattctatatttctactctttttattaaactccaatattttttgtgaatgtttcgagtttattttttgatccctacttgttgttggatttatcagATTTTTGGTAATTCTTTCCGAGTTTTAAGTTAAGCTCTTCAACTATTTTTTTCCAgcactttttggttttatattcctactcttttcattaaattctaatattttacataaatgtttcaagttcattttttaaatctatatTTATTGTTGAAGTTTATCAAGTTATTGGTAAGTACTTACAACTTTTGGGTTAAGCTCTTCAATTGTTatttccaccattttttggtattaaatttctattctttttattgaattccaatattttaggtaaatatatcaagttcattttttagGTCTCTACTTTCcgttaaaatttatcaatttttttgtaagtTCTTCCAACCTTTGGGTTAACCTCTTCAACTTTTAttcccatcaaattttggttcgatatttctactctttttattgaattccaacatatgggtgaatgtttcaagtttattttttaaatctctatttttttattggaatttatcaaactCTTGTTAAGTCGTTCCAACTTTGGGGTTATACTTTTTCACTCCttttttcacaatttattGGTTCTATGTTTctgttctttttattgaattccaacatttaggtaaatatatcaagttctgttttcaaatccatattttccattaaaatttatcaaattctttgtaAGTTGTTCCAACTTTTGGGTCAACGTTTTCAACTTATTTTCTTACCAAATTTTGTAAGTGTCTacacataaaaaagaaaaaaaacgaCATTAGAAAACACAATGCaaccataaaataaataacaatatttagaatttcaaatgcatgatccAAATTCTTAGTTAGgatcaaataaatttgattttcaatagaaaaattcagacttttaatctaaaataaacacaaaaatatattttcattaacatatatttttttaagggatTTATTAACAgcaatattcaaaatataaaaattactctCTACTTGCATAATTATTCGATGCAACTTTTATGTCTACTTTCATTTAACGACCAAGTGATCTTTGGAATAAAGAGAAAGATAACAATACATCAAGAATTAGCAAGATCAAATGgtcttttattcttaaatttgttggcatttatttgcaaataaaattataatgtccTATTAATTTATCCGAtgtacttaaaaattaatgaaataaaaattcccAATACACAAAGGACAACATCTATCACTAAACCAATTTGTGACAATAGTGAACTGACGTGagtgaaatacaagtatgcaacccaagagggggggtgaattgggattctaaaaaattattcaatttattaaataaaaacttaatacaattataaatcagattcaaagcaataacaattaagatgatcacaatataaaaagataagggaagagggattcaaacaccgagatttttacgtggttcggccaacctcgcctacgtccacgcctccaagctttccgggcttgaggattccactaagcaagcctccaaggcttcaaatgcttacacttgacttccaaggtgtcaatggacctttacaacaagagattatccccaatctcttaacccaaatgtatcccaacacttacaatcactcaaagtaaaagattacaaactgTTTTacctctcacaatatataagattacacaatgatgcttaatatgtgagtagatgaagcaagaatgtgttctaagctctatgaagattgtattctcaaatattagctcaaaatggtcgtgttgtgatcaatcttctttgaatttgaatgagcttatttatacttGGATTTGAaaatctagccgttacaaactgtcggacagaaaacggttcgccgttaaccattaacggttaaccgtttcggttggtcaaagttaccgttgggccagatttcaaataaacggtttgccgtttaggattGCCCCTTCGCCGTTAACTTCCAGAGACCTGAAAGAAGAGCATTTGTTATCCATTTAcactaaacggttaaggacttGCATGAAGTAACGtttctggatattatcggttaaccgtttgaaataatcggttagccgtttgtctccagtaacctgcaaaatgaACATTAGTTAATCCGTTTTCATTTAGCGGTTAAGGGATTgcataaagtggcttctctggGTATTATCAGTtgaccgtttaaaataaacggtttgccgtttggctccagtaacctgcacaaCAATTCAGCCTTATCAGTTTTCGTTAATCAGTGCCAGAGGAGGACAACCATCAATTCTggacgttatcggttaaccgtttaaaataaacggttcaccgtttataaccagaattacattttaaaccagtttttgcagagaatcttttttttaattttaaagtccatcttttatgaagcATGAATGGAATGATTACTAAGGCTCtcgtttattaagaaatagctCCTATACTTTTatcaaaaatcatttaaaatttgttatcatcaaaatcaatattattaacatatttatgttaacaatctccccctttttgatgatgacaaattcTAATCAATGTttagctcccccttaatatgtgctccccctaaatgtaTGGCCAAATTGAGAAATGTGAATAAAAGGATTTTTGCTTTAAATCGCCCCATTTTAAATCcatcttaaaataatatctccccatttaaaaaactatcttaaaaaccataattatctcccccttcatcatcaaaaagaaaagaggaaataAGAAATACGCAAATCCGTTAAAGAAAGTGCCCGGTTTTGGCAAGCGAAAATTTTGGCAGagtttccccttaaaaatgagtaaaaccataaatacaaaatgagataaaacACTTCCAAAATTAGATCAACATTAACTTCTACTTTCAACAAGCCAACAACTCCATAAACAAGACAAAATAACACTTCAATATCCACAAATATACCAACACTCCAATATCCACAAAGAAACCATTTCTACAATATCCAACCAATTAGGCAATCACAGAGCATCAATAAGCTAATCATCAAGAACATCACACACATATGcatcaaaatcagaataataataagaatgctagcaaccaaaatgtaaaatgtaTGTGCGAAGACAAAGCTTAGAAACTACGGAGGCGGAGAAGACGTGCTCCTCGGATCATAGCCGAAATAGCCAAGAATAGTGCGCTGTCCAGCGATAAGCTCCATCTGCTGATCAAGGCTCTGCCGCTGGAATATCTGAAAGTCAGAATGCAGCTGCTGGTGGTCACGGGAAAGAGTGTCCAACCGATCAAGAATCAGCTGCTGGCGCTCCGAAATCCGCTGAACATCCGTGATCATCTGCTGCACTGCGTCTGAAGCAGGGGGCTGAACTGGAGCTGGGGGCGGCATAGAGGTAGATGGCTGCTCGGGAACAGTAGAAGGCTCAGGAGCAGGAGGCGGCTCGGAAGAGGAGGGAATGTCAGCATCCATCGCACGCTCCTCAGAGTCTGAGTCAGCTGGAGGCTGAGGAACAAAACGGCGACGCGGAGGATGAGAATGAGCGCCTAGTCTAAAGTCAGGAAGCTGATCGGGACGATAGATATCATTGAGCATCCGATCGTTCTCTGGAGCAATCAAGGTATCCCGATTTTTGGCATTGCTTGTCTTTATCCACTCTCCATTCTTCCTAGAGAAACCGATACTAGTCATGGCCTCGGGACCAATCCGTCTAGTCTCCATGTGACCAGTATCAAGAAGTGGAACCTCAAAGCGTCGCAGTATCTTAGTGATGATACTGCCATAAGGAAGCAAGCGGTGGTTGACCACTGGAGTACTCAACATATGTCGCACAATAATATACCCGAGGTTAATGGGACGGTCTGTAAGAAGGCTATCCAATAGGGCAACGTCCAACCTCGTAACCTCATCCGAGTGACCCTTCCTAGGAGTCACTATGTGCTGTAAAATAGAGTGAAGAATACGAACTTGGAGAGGTAAAAGTTGAGACCGAAATGGAAGCATACAAATCTCATCCGATAAGTCTCTACGACGACATATATTACGGACGCCATGAGTATGAGAAAAAGTATCAAAGGAGAGGGTTTTCCTAGAGGTATAAATGTCAAGCCCCTCACAAGGGATACCTAGAAAGTCAGCTAAGTTCGCATCATCAAATTCTATGGGTACACGGCCGACTTGAGTGACTATCCTATTTGGGCGAGTATCAGAGATTTCCATGTTCGAATAAAAGACTCGCACTAAGTTTGGATAAACTcggtcatcaaaatcaatgccAGACTCCCAAGGCTGAAGCATATCCCGAATACTTCTACCACATACAACCAAATTACGAAAATCATCAATGTCAACAAAGAAGGATTCAAGTACCTTTCCACCATCGAAGCGTTCTTCGAATCGCTTGGCCAAGGAAGGTGTGGGGAAGTGAATCCTTGAAAATTCAGAGACCTCCCGAGGTGGTATGGGATTCCTTGGAGGCACAGATTTACGCCTGATATTTCTCCGAGGGGGTTCAGCCATGGCAATGCGTAATGGGACGAAAATGAACCGATAAAAGGGTTAAGAAAGAGTAGAGGATGTTCAATTTGGTTGAAGAGAGGTGGAAATCGGATTAAGAACGAAGAAACCCGACCCGCGACAGTTAGGGTtgagatttgggatttttgaattttgggctcgatttgaagttttgaatCGGTAGAAATGTTCTAACggtgataagaaatgattttgAGGATTTGATTGGGCAcgaaaagcaagaaaaatgaggATTTGAGGACAAGGAGACCTTCGGCTACGCAACAATGGAGGAAACGGTGAGAGGGTTActggagaaggagaagaaaaccTTTGAACAGTTTTATACTTTgcgaaaacggttaaccgtttattgaaACGGTTAAAGGGTAACTTCCAGCGGCTGAAGAACGGGAAACGGTGAAAGCCTAAGTGCTTAACGGCTAAGGCGTAACTTGTAAGAGGATTCTCTGTTGAAAAACGGTTCACCGATTGTGGAAAACGGTGAAAGGGTAAATGGACAAACACAAAATCTAGTTTCTGGAATTAAACGGTGATCCGTTTATAGGAAatggctaaccgtttattttatctgcAATTTCacacatttgatttaatttttggctagcaaataatatattccaagatcatttaattgatctgaaaatattttatgagccaatttaatgcatgattcatggacaagttttcaaccaatcaattcatataatcAAGAGTTATCAAcgcaaaatcatcatttatctACCAAGCTCAAGCACTTTATAAAAAGTAATCAATCAATTCAGTACACTCAATAGCATGAATAGAGATGTTAAtgcaaaaatttcatcatcccaagttcatgccgaatttttgaaaattgttcttcgcaaaggggttttgtgaaaatatcggcaagttgtttttccgtggaaataaactctaatgcaatatcccccttttgaacatgatctctcaagaaatgatgtcttatttctatatgcttggttcgagagtgttgaatgggattctttgaaaggtttatagcactagtattatcacacttaataggaatttgttcaagattaatgtcataatctctaagtgtttgtttcatccaaagagcttgtgcacaacaacttccggcagctatatattcagcctcggtagttgaaagtgcgacagaattttgtttcttgctaaaccatgaaacaagagagtgtcctagaatatagcaagttccactagtgctCTTCCTATCCACTTTATAACCAGCAAAATCCGCATCCGAaaaacatgttaaatctatgtgagttcccctaggataccaaaggccaatatctatggttccactcaaataacggaaaattcttttaacagcgagcaaatgagattccttgggacaagactgaaatcttgcacacaaacatacactaaacatgatatcgggtctacttgcagtcaaataaagtagggatccgatcatacctcgatacattttgatgtccacttctttacctttttcatctttgtccagcttggttgttgtgctcattggtgTATTCTTGGTCTTTGAATCATCAATGCCGAATCGTTTGAGTAGATCCTTtacgtacttggcttgatttatgaaaattccttcctcgttttgtttgatttgaagtccaaggaagtatttcaactctcccatcatactcatctcaaattctttgctcatacatgatgaaaattctttacacaacaactcattagtagaaccaaaaatgatatcatcaacataaatttgaacaataagtatgtcttggttcttatgcttaacaaatagagtagtatccgctttacccattgaaaagtcattttccaacagaaaattcttaagtctatcataccatgctctaggtgcttgttttaaaccatacaaagctttaagcaacttataaacatgatttggaaatttttcattttcaaaaccagggggttgttttacatacacttcttccataatatacCCATTTAGGAAAGCActtttcacatccatttgaaataaaataaaatctttatgacatgcatatgctaacaacatcctaatggattctaaccttACTACAGGAGCaaaggtttcatcaaaatcaataccttcttcttggttgtaaccttgagccactaatctagctttgtttcttacaaccacaccggattcatccatcttatttctaaacacccatttagtacctattaTAGATTGATGTTcaggtttaggaactaattcccacacattgtttctttcaaattgatttaactcctcttgcattgccataatccaagattcatcattttctgcatcctcaaaggattttggttcaatttgagagatgaatgcattatgctcacaagtatttctaagtgatgatctagttgttaTACCTCGTgtgggatctcctaaaattacatctttagggtgagaagagacatacctccactccttggggagtgtttgagaagtaccttcattttgctccaCATTTggttcttcatgatgttcctcTTGAATTCCATGTGGTGCATTCTCTTGATTGTCATttgatgcttcttcttcttgttcttcttctcctgcatcatcatcaacaacgactttctccgtagaggaggggttagactcatcaaatgagacatgcatagattcttccacaactaaagttcttttgttatagactctataagctttgcttgaatttgaataaccaagaaaaataccaacatcggattttgaatcaaatttaccaagattgtcttttgtgttcaaaacaaaacatttgcatccaaaaactttaaaatagccaatgttgggttttctatctttccaaagctcatatggagttttattaagattaggtctaatcaacacccgatttaaaacataacaagcggtgttgacggcttcagcccaaaaatattttggtaatgcattttcatttaacatggtcctagccatttcttgaatagacctattctttctctcaacaactccattttgttgtggagttctaggtgaagaaaattgatgctcaatgcctagattattgcaaaaactctcaaatgcatgattttcaaattctcctccatgatcactcctaatgcatacaataccatgccctttttcattttgtaatttcttacaaagcactttaaatgcatcaagagcatcatccttattggctaagaataatacccatgtatatctagaataatcatccactatcacaaaagcataatatttgccatttagACTTGAATATCTAGATGGCCCAAAAAGatctatgtgaagaagttcaagtggttttgaagtagaaatatggtttttattcttgaaagaagttttaatttgttttccaaattgacaagcttcacaaattttatccttttgaaaaccaattttcggaagacctttaactaaatcatctttcgaaatttttgaaatcaaatccatacttgcatgtcTTAACCTTCTATGCCACAACCAacaatcatcatgcaatgctgaaaaaca encodes:
- the LOC127900768 gene encoding uncharacterized protein LOC127900768 — protein: MVLTDQQLMNVMLIVGGFSWRSTSNFPPNKFNVDARIGDQVTNRLIRILASTFGAVCGESIQKANLLSLSRAEYYHARIATSSLLFVNKNAKQKNKWYLDSGCSRHMTGNYAWFSSFTKIENGGDVSFGDNSKGKILGIGNVGKVSSTLIENVCLVENLKHNLISISQLCDKGYKVIFDKFSCVIENSCDGKTLFVGNRCGNVYIIDIECASNLDKCFSALHDDCWLWHRRLRHASMDLISKISKDDLVKGLPKIGFQKDKICEACQFGKQIKTSFKNKNHISTSKPLELLHIDLFGPSRYSSLNGKYYAFVIVDDYSRYTWVLFLANKDDALDAFKVLCKKLQNEKGHGIVCIRSDHGGEFENHAFESFCNNLGIEHQFSSPRTPQQNGVVERKNRSIQEMARTMLNENALPKYFWAEAVNTACYVLNRVLIRPNLNKTPYELWKDRKPNIGYFKVFGCKCFVLNTKDNLGKFDSKSDVGIFLGYSNSSKAYRVYNKRTLVVEESMHVSFQIEPKSFEDAENDESWIMAMQEELNQFERNNVWELVPKPEHQSIIGTKWVFRNKMDESGVVVRNKARLVAQGYNQEEGIDFDETFAPVVRLESIRMLLAYACHKDFILFQMDVKSAFLNGYIMEEVYVKQPPGFENEKFPNHVYKLLKALYGLKQAPRAWYDRLKNFLLENDFSMGKADTTLFVKHKNQDILIVQIYVDDIIFGSTNELLCKEFSSCMSKEFEMSMMGELKYFLGLQIKQNEEGIFINQAKYVKDLLKRFGIDDSKTKNTPMSTTTKLDKDEKGKEVDIKMYRGMIGSLLYLTASRPDIMFSVCLCARFQSCPKESHLLAVKRIFRYLSGTIDIGLWYPRGTHIDLTCFSDADFAGYKVDRKSTSGTCYILGHSLVSWFSKKQNSVALSTTEAEYIAAGSCCAQALWMKQTLRDYDINLEQIPIKCDNTSAINLSKNPIQHSRTKHIEIRHHFLRDHVQKGDIALEFISTEKQLADIFTKPLCEE